The following proteins come from a genomic window of Malus sylvestris chromosome 4, drMalSylv7.2, whole genome shotgun sequence:
- the LOC126619277 gene encoding uncharacterized protein LOC126619277 — protein MKQQADKHRTERSFEVGDMVFLRLVPYHHQSLAKHPFHKLQPRFYGPFKVLQKIGHVAYKIDLPAISKLHPVFHVSCLKKQLGSDIIPAVPLPVVTEDGLLEDYPLAILRRRLTGHGSSSMTEVLVQWKHRPKEDATWENYAEFVNRACILLKKLLNNIERDITIQVQG, from the exons ATGAAACAGCAAGCCGATAAACATCGAACTGAAAGGTCTTTTGAGGTTGGAGATATGGTTTTTCTGCGATTGGTACCTTATCACCACCAATCACTTGCTAAACATCCCTTTCATAAGCTTCAGCCACGGTTTTATGGTCCATTTAAGGTGTTGCAGAAGATTGGTCACGTGGCTTATAAAATTGACTTACCTGCCATATCCAAACTTCACCCAGTTTTTCATGTTTCATGCTTGAAGAAACAGTTGGGCTCTGATATCATTCCTGCAGTTCCATTACCTGTAGTTACAGAGGATGGACTCTTGGAGGATTATCCATTGGCAATATTGAGGCGGAGGTTAACGGGTCATGGCAGTTCATCTATGACTGAGGTTTTGGTGCAATGGAAGCATCGGCCTAAGGAGGATGCGACCTGGGAAAATTATGCAGAGTTTGTCAACAG GGCATGTATCTTGTTAAAGAAGTTGTTGAATAATATAGAGAGGGATATTACAATACAAGTGCAAGGTTAG